The Castanea sativa cultivar Marrone di Chiusa Pesio chromosome 11, ASM4071231v1 genome contains a region encoding:
- the LOC142614550 gene encoding F-box protein CPR1-like → MSQTTEPPILRRRKNDLPDDIVLNILTRLPAKSVIRFRCVCKPWNSSITSSYFISTHLNNFAHDTDTDNDNGDGYIIHMPRHTRAMNSSNRPVCTVALDRTFDRVFEIEIPFDLPSGLSKIVGSSNGLLCLATSTNVIYLWNPSVRKFKRLPDSCLGNLGVVTLGFAYHSENNDYKVLRVSCRPWIRPNVTDDIEVYTLSSDSWRRVGMSLRANVKVLDNSFVLPAPLVSGALHWISRVVEGEEERKVELIVSFDADSEEFRMLRMPDGAMSMVRFQTCVASFKGNLAFLTFGGSEQHGGYQYSIWEMREYGMLESWNKLFVVPLERLAVCNAFTMCGALLTHCIETGNQEQKFVLIDTETLHEKDFDIQQPLCVANFMESLALLDGANMVSY, encoded by the coding sequence ATGTCTCAAACGACAGAACCACCGATCCTCCGACGAAGGAAGAATGATCTCCCAGATGACATCGTACTCAACATCCTGACAAGGCTGCCTGCCAAATCAGTCATAAGATTCAGGTGTGTTTGCAAACCCTGGAACTCCTCGATCACCAGCTCCTATTTCATCTCAACTCACCTTAATAACTTTGCTCATGATACTGATACTGACAATGATAATGGTGATGGTTATATTATACACATGCCGCGTCATACACGCGCCATGAATTCTTCTAACAGACCTGTCTGTACGGTCGCATTGGACCGCACATTTGATAGGGTTTTCGAGATTGAAATTCCCTTTGATTTACCTTCTGGGTTGTCCAAAATAGTCGGTTCCTCCAATGGGTTGTTGTGTCTCGCCACTTCCACTAAtgttatatatttgtggaaCCCCAGCGTTAGAAAATTCAAGAGGTTGCCTGATTCTTGCTTAGGAAATTTGGGTGTTGTTACACTCGGATTTGCTTATCATTCGGAGAACAATGACTACAAGGTTTTGAGGGTTTCGTGTCGTCCTTGGATAAGACCCAATGTGACTGATGACATTGAGGTGTACACATTAAGTTCGGATTCATGGAGAAGGGTTGGGATGTCATTGAGAGCCAATGTTAAGGTACTTGAtaatagttttgttttgccAGCTCCATTGGTTAGTGGAGCTTTGCACTGGATCTCACGTGTCGTAGAAGGAGAAGAGGAGCGCAAGGTTGAATTGATTGTGTCATTTGATGCCGATAGTGAGGAATTTAGAATGTTAAGAATGCCTGATGGTGCTATGTCAATGGTGAGATTTCAGACATGTGTTGCATCATTCAAGGGGAACCTGGCTTTCCTTACTTTTGGAGGAAGTGAACAACATGGTGGCTACCAATACTCCATCTGGGAGATGAGGGAGTATGGCATGCTTGAGTCTTGGAATAAACTTTTTGTTGTACCACTTGAGAGATTAGCTGTTTGCAATGCCTTCACTATGTGTGGTGCACTTTTGACTCACTGCATCGAGACTGGCAATCAAGAACAGAAGTTTGTTTTAATTGACACCGAAACTCTACATGAGAAGGATTTTGATATCCAACAACCTTTATGTGTAGCTAACTTCATGGAGAGCCTTGCTTTACTTGATGGAGCAAACATGGTGTCTTACTAA
- the LOC142617628 gene encoding F-box protein CPR1-like, which translates to MSQTTEPPILRQRKNDLPDDIVLNILTRLPAKSVIRFRCVCKAWDSSITTPYFISTHLNNFAHDHDNDNGNGDGDGSIIHMPWHLRATKNSSNRAVCTVAFDLTFDRISEVEIPFDFPSGSAHIVGSSNGLLCLADIGNLNICDNVIYLWNPSIRKFKKLPDSCLGRLGFVKYGFAYHSENNDYKVVRISGYPGMRPPIPDEIEVYTLSSDSWRRVGMSLRVNVKVLDDCFLLPAPLVSGALHWISRVVEGEEERKVELIVSFDADSEEFRMLRMPDGAMSMVRFQTCLASFKGKLAFLTFGQSEQRGGFQYSIWVMREYGVLESWNKLFVVPLERLAVCIAFTMCGSLLTHCLKTNNQEQKFVLVDTETLHEKDFDIQQPLCVANLMESLALLDGASMVSY; encoded by the coding sequence ATGTCACAAACGACAGAACCACCGATCCTCCGACAAAGGAAGAATGATCTCCCAGATGACATCGTACTCAACATCCTGACAAGGCTGCCTGCCAAATCAGTCATAAGATTCAGGTGCGTTTGCAAAGCCTGGGACTCCTCAATCACCACCCCCTATTTCATCTCAACTCACCTAAATAACTTTGCTCATGATCATGATAATGATAATGGtaatggtgatggtgatggttcCATCATACACATGCCGTGGCATTTACGTGCCACCAAAAATTCTTCTAACAGAGCAGTCTGTACGGTCGCTTTTGACCTCACGTTTGATAGGATTTCCGAGGTTGAAATTCCCTTTGATTTTCCTTCTGGGTCTGCCCATATAGTCGGTTCCTCCAATGGGTTATTGTGTCTTGCTGATATTGGAAATTTGAACATTTGTGataatgttatatatttgtggaaCCCCAGCATTAGAAAATTCAAGAAGTTGCCCGATTCTTGCTTAGGAAGGTTGGGTTTTGTTAAATACGGATTTGCATATCATTCGGAGAACAATGACTACAAGGTTGTGAGAATTTCAGGTTATCCTGGGATGAGACCGCCTATCCCCGATGAGATTGAGGTGTACACATTAAGTTCGGATTCATGGAGAAGGGTTGGGATGTCATTGAGAGTCAATGTTAAGGTACTTGatgattgttttcttttgcCAGCTCCATTGGTTAGTGGAGCTTTGCACTGGATCTCACGTGTCGTAGAAGGAGAAGAGGAGCGCAAGGTTGAATTGATTGTGTCATTTGATGCCGATAGTGAGGAATTTAGAATGTTAAGAATGCCTGATGGTGCTATGTCAATGGTGAGATTTCAGACATGTCTTGCATCATTCAAGGGGAAACTGGCTTTCCTTACATTTGGACAAAGTGAACAACGTGGTGGCTTCCAATACTCCATCTGGGTGATGAGGGAATATGGCGTGCTTGAGTCTTGGAATAAACTTTTTGTTGTACCACTTGAGAGATTAGCTGTTTGCATTGCCTTCACTATGTGTGGTTCACTTTTGACTCACTGCCTCAAGACCAACAATCAAGAACAGAAGTTTGTTTTAGTTGACACCGAAACTCTACATGAGAAGGATTTTGATATCCAGCAACCTTTATGTGTTGCTAACTTGATGGAGAGCCTTGCTTTACTTGATGGAGCAAGCATGGTGTCTTACTAA
- the LOC142615331 gene encoding F-box/kelch-repeat protein At3g06240-like, with translation MFQTREPPILQQKNYVPHDIVLNILARLPVKSLLRFRCICKSYCASITTPNFISSHLNNTNNNKDHGYLIHMPWITSLRQICTVTFDGTFDRIFDIGIPFDFPSGCAKIVGSYNGLLCLADIESTTTSGNVIYLWNPSIRKFKRLPKPCLGQLDSVTLGFSYHSENNDYKVVRISISHSVPPSEIEVYTLSSDSWRRIEMPLRSNIYDNNYFLPIPLVGGALHWMAGFIKEEEKHCSEMIMCFDVNCERFRNLEMPDGSMSVPSFQICLASFKGKLAVITYGESEQYYQHTIWVMREYGAHESWHKLFVLPFGRRVAICIGFTESGSLLICRRNDQLENKKYKFVLVDTETLLEKDSDIQHASCVGTFMESLALLDGANMVSY, from the coding sequence ATGTTCCAAACGAGAGAACCTCCAATCCTCCAACAGAAGAACTATGTCCCACATGACATTGTACTCAACATCTTGGCTAGGCTACCAGTTAAATCACTCTTAAGATTTAGGTGCATTTGCAAATCCTACTGCGCATCAATCACCACACCCAATTTCATCTCTTCCCACCTTAATAATACCAATAACAACAAAGATCATGGTTATCTCATACACATGCCGTGGATTACAAGTCTGAGGCAAATCTGTACAGTCACTTTCGATGGAACGTTTGATAGGATTTTTGATATAGGAATTCCCTTTGATTTTCCTTCTGGGTGTGCCAAAATAGTCGGTTCCTACAATGGCTTATTGTGTCTTGCTGATATTGAAAGTACTACCACTTCTGGTAAtgttatatatttgtggaaTCCCAGCATTAGAAAGTTCAAGAGGTTGCCCAAACCTTGCTTAGGACAATTAGATTCTGTTACACTTGGATTTTCGTATCATTCTGAGAATAATGACTACAAGGTTGTGAGGATTTCAATTTCTCATTCTGTGCCTCCATCTGAAATTGAGGTGTACACATTAAGTTCAGATTCATGGAGAAGGATTGAAATGCCGTTGAGAAGCAATATTtatgataataattattttttgccaATCCCATTGGTTGGTGGAGCTTTGCACTGGATGGCAGGTTTcataaaagaagaggaaaagcaCTGTAGTGAAATGATTATGTGCTTTGATGTCAATTGTGAGAGATTCAGGAATCTGGAAATGCCTGATGGTTCTATGAGCGTACCCTCCTTTCAAATATGTCTTGCATCATTCAAGGGGAAACTAGCTGTCATTACATATGGGGAGAGTGAACAATACTACCAACACACCATATGGGTTATGAGGGAGTATGGTGCGCATGAGTCTTGGCATAAACTTTTTGTTCTACCATTTGGAAGAAGAGTAGCTATTTGCATTGGCTTCACTGAGAGTGGTTCTCTTCTGATTTGCAGAAGAAATGATCAATTGGAGAACAAGAAGTATAAGTTTGTGTTAGTTGACACTGAAACTCTACTCGAGAAGGATTCTGATATTCAACATGCTTCATGTGTAGGAACTTTCATGGAGAGCCTTGCTTTGCTTGATGGAGCAAACATGGTGTCTTATTAA
- the LOC142615340 gene encoding uncharacterized protein LOC142615340, whose product MGWQQQLGVGVGTLQPHFLSPNPTTHKPVNTPASLPLSSTKTRNYTPTLRAISLQQLPPNALRRKRDPNWRGGFSLGVDLGMSRTGLALSKGFSIRPLTVLELRGQKLELQLLQIAQQEEADEFIIGLPKSSDGKETPQSNKVRSVAGRFATRAAERGWRVYLQDEHGTTTEATDRMICMGLSRSTRQSKIDAYAAMMVLERYFSLAGQETELVLPKNLDLQEKLKTGPPRDIDFFPEEFEG is encoded by the exons ATGGGTTGGCAGCAGCAATTAGGAGTAGGAGTAGGAACTTTACAACCacactttctctctccaaatccAACCACTCATAAACCCGTAAATACCCCTGCTTCTCTGCCACTATCCTCTACCAAAACCCGTAATTATACTCCCACACTAAGGGCAATTTCTCTACAACAACTTCCCCCTAATGCCCTTCGCCGGAAAAGAGACCCCAATTGGAGAGGTGGGTTCAGTCTAGGGGTAGATTTGGGAATGTCCCGCACTGGCCTCGCACTCAGCAAAGGCTTCTCAATACGTCCTCTAACT GTTCTGGAATTACGAGGACAAAAACTTGAGCTTCAGCTTCTTCAGATTGCACAACAGGAG gaaGCTGATGAATTTATAATTGGGCTTCCTAAATCAAGTGATGGAAAGGAGACACCTCAGTCAAACAAAGTTCGTAGTGTTGCCGGAAGATTTGCTACTCGAGCTGCCGAGAG GGGTTGGAGAGTATACCTGCAAGATGAACATGGGACAACAACAGAAGCGACAGATCGCATGATTTGCAT GGGCCTCAGCAGGTCTACTCGTCAAAGCAAAATTGATGCATATGCTGCCATG ATGGTACTGGAGAGATATTTTTCCTTGGCAGGCCAGGAAACTGAACTTGTACTGCCCAAGAATTTGGATTTACAAGAAAAACTTAAGACAGGTCCACCTAGAGACATTGATTTCTTTCCTGAAGAATTTGAGGGTTga